AAACAAGAAGTcacaaaagaaaaaccaacatGTCTTTATAAAATGCCAAAATTCAgtctcaaaaaaagagaaataaccaTGTATGAGACTCTACTAAGCATATAAATTATTTCCCCAAAAGTTAccgtttaaaaaaagaaaacactctaTGAGAATTTCTATTTAAGTTCCAGGAATGGAAAACACAACAGTGGTATTAATGAAGTAAGCAGAACAATAAAACTTTCCTAAAGACACATGCCAGATTCCAACAGTCCTCAAGGCTTAGGTCCCTCAGTGATTTATGATCAAATATGAAAGGATCACAATTATATGAGTAAAACACTGATGTTCTTCCCTTTGGACATGAAATGTTCACCGCAGAGTTTTCTGTGTACTTTTATAACTGAATTCATGTTTTATTCTtgcaaaaattttatttctgttgaagAAAAACATTCACTACAAGAAAGGTATTTAGCTCACTAGTGCATAGTCATTTCCTCTAGCTttacatatttccatatatatatactgccTTAGTTACTTCTCTATTACTTTGGCTTCCTCATATCCCAAAGGCATTATATATTGtggttaataagaaaaaaaagttaatgcgTGCACTTGGCTGCCAATTGTCAAATGCACTTTTTGGACCAAAGAAAGAAGTAATGCAGACAAActgagcaggagagagaaatttaaaaagagagggaaagacagaaaaaaccTACCACATCTAGTGTCTGAATAAATAGTCCCCAAGCACTTCACAAATTATGGCAAGTAGAAGTAATATGCCAACATATGCTGAATTCTCACTGTAAAAATTTAATACCAAGCTATATTAACATTTCAAAACAGAGTAGTTGGCACCTTtaacacagtggttctcaaccttggatGAATACTGAAATCACCAGTTTTTAGTTGttgtagtgttcttttttttttggccatgccgcgtggcacgcgggatcttagttccccgaccagggatcgaacccgtgccccctgcagtagaagcgtggagtcttaaccactggaccaccaggtaagtacccccacccttgtttttttttttaaatcaccagtTTTAAAGAATACTGATGCCCAGGTCCCATCCCCACAGATTCTTACTTAATTGGTCTGAAGTATGTCCAGGgcatgaaaatttttaaagctcCAAAAGTGATTCTTATGTGCAGCcatgattgagaaccactgatttaaaatGACATAAATTGAAGACAGTAATTTAGTTGTTGGGGTACAtggacacacacaccccagagtTCAAAAAACTTGGTCATTCTTCTTAGAAGCAACCTCTTAATATCCTAGAATCATTAATTCTCTCACAAGCTCATCCAATGACAGCAGTGTAAAAATAACTTTGCCTTTGTTGCCTATATGTGTTCTAAAAACTGGTAAGTTGATTTAGTAGAGTATTTCATAAATAACATTCACCTAGAAGCTGACAGAAGTACTAACCAAGGATCCAGGCCTCACAAAAACATTTCCGGTAGGATCTGGGTTGTATATTTTACTGCCAGCCTAGGTTCTATTACAGTTTACTTCTTTCTTTACAACTTTTCTTGATTTAAGAATATATTTGCGTTCAAAGGATTTTGTGGGTTAAAGTGCATTTTCAATCCTTTTCACAGTGACCATTTTCTTTACAACTTTGAAGTATAAGTAATGTACAATAAACTGCATATCTAAAGCATGCAATTTCATAAGTtttgacatacatatatttacatccATAAAACAGCTGCCACAAtgaacataaacatttttttcacactTAAAAATTTTCATGCACCCCTCTGTAATCTAATCTATCCCTCCCTCTACTCTTATGCCCAggcatctgctttctgtcactatagattacgttgcattttctaggattttatatgagtagaatcatacattatgttaaaaaaagtttttatctggcttatttcactcagcaaatgattttgagattcaacCATTTTGTTGCATATATAAGAAGTTCTTTCCTTCTTATTACTGAGTGATATTCCTATCAACGCTCATGATTACCACATTGTATAACCAACATGTTTTATAACCAACATGTTTTCTTGGCACACACTATTGTGAGAAGCTAACAAAAGCTCCTAGATGTTGGTGTCAATGGTTTTTGGAAAAACTAAGTctggttatccccattttatttttttaatttttatttaattttatttatttatttatttatttatggctgcactgcgtctttgttgctgcgcttgggctttctctagttgcagagagcgggggctactcttcgttgcggtggatgggcctctcactgtggtggcttctcttgttgcagagcacagactctaggcatgtgggcttcagtagttgtggctcacaggctctagagcacagactcagtagctgtggcgcatgggcttagttactctgcggcatgtgggatcttcccggaccagggctcgaacctgtgtcccctgcattggcaggcagattcccaaccactgagccaccagggaagccctgatcccCATTTTAGTTCTCACTTTACCACTTATCAGCTATGTTTGAAGCAAGTCACTTATCTGTCTCATACACCTTCTCTGGAAAATGAGGATATACCACCTCACCTATGTAATTCACCTTAGATCAGTACTTAAGGCCTCTCTGACTTCTAAGACCTACTAATTCTATTGAAATAGGTAAACCTTCTAGAAAGATAGGAGtgcccatttgtttatatattgtctgtggctgcttttgagcTGCACCAAGAATGATGAGTACTTGTGACAGAAACTGTATAGCTGTCAAGCATAAAATATCTGTCCTCTCAAAAAAAAGTTTACCAACTTGTTCTAAGTAATCATGAAATGTTCCTCAAGCTAGCTAAAAAATCATGTGTAGTGATGTTTAGATTTACTGATTGACAAAAACACATTCtactgttctaaaaaaaaatgttttttcttgttactttagctgacaaaatgaaagaaaaaccataggaacttaaaaatagatttttaaaatccctgGGTCAGTACCCAATAAATTCAGATGGTATATAAGTTACTAAAATCAAAAGGCACATTATAAACCCCAGTTCAAGAAATATTAGGAAAATATCGAGTTAAAGAAATACTATAATAGTTTTCTAGGAAAGTCAAAGTAGATATGTATGTTTTCATATTCCTGCCCAAATGATAAATACTTGACAAAATGAAATAATCACTACTGCCAGAATGAAAAATGAACAGCCTATAAAAATGGCTGGTGAAACTTAGATATCCAAGAATACTTTCTGCACCTTTCTGTCAGATTTCTGGTCTAGGAATAATAGGAGGAAGGCTGTataacacagtggttaagaaaatgGACTTTAGGATCAGAGAAACCAAAGTCAGTAAAGGCAATTAGCACTACTgcaaaataactgaataaaaggtcctcaaattatattttgaaaaagaacaattttttaaaaggcattatcttttaaattaaaattaaagtcatTAGGGAACTACAAATACTGGAAAAACACTAAGAAACTCAAGAAGGGATTATGTGAGCAAACCTGCCAGCTAAACAAATGCTCTCATCATTAGAAGAAAAGATATAAATTTCTATTATAGGATGTAATAGAACCACTTATTTgattatttatctgaaaataaatCTGGTTAACTAATTCAGTGATCTGGGTTTTCTCTTCCTAATTACaagttgctgcttttttttttcccaaaagacaTATACCAGGTCATTAAAAGTCTGATCTGGCAGTCATCTGGAGTACAAACTGAAGACTTCAAAGAAAAACCATGTAGATGTCTGCTATAAGGACATTGGAAACTGCAAGGAAAGCAgtactgttttgtaaataatcaagatcaattaaaaacaatttgtAGGCTCAAGGACAGAAATAGTATACTTTAGGGTCTTTTAGGAACAACACAATGTTGTAATTAAAATACATTGCtggaccgcgatgaagagtggcccccactcgccgcaactggagaaagccctcacacaaaaacgaagacccaacacagccaaaaataaacataataaataaataataaataaaaattaaaaaaaaaaaatacattgctgggacttccctggtggtgcagtggttaagaatccacctgccagtgcaggggacacgggttcgagccctggtccaggaagatcccacatgccgcagagcaactgagcctgtgagccacagctactgaagcccacatgcctagagcccgtgctccacaacaagagaagccaccacaatgagaagcccgctcaccgcaactagaaaaagcccgcacgcagcaatgaagagccaatgcagccaaaaataaataaataaataaaaataaatttattaaaaaaaaaacacattgccTCCTATATCTGAATGCCTATAAAGATGAGTTTTGTGAGATAGGTTTGTTCTATGTTGTTTAATCTCAATTCCTGGTCTTTACTTAGCATCTTTATCATTGCCTTGGAGATTCTGACCAAACGCCATGAACTCAGATCTAACCAAAAGGGAACAGTGGCCAACTTCTGTGCAATCACCTTATTGACCCATTTTGTTCTTTTGAGATAGCTGCCGGAGGCTGGTTTTCAGACTCTATCCACAGTTGGGAATATCCAAACTTTCAGATGATTCTATCTTTGAAAAGGGATTCTGAAAACCAGAATCTTTTCCTGTTATCATTATCTCTGCAAACAAAGACTGTTACATAACATCATTCTGAATGTATGGCTAATATGTAATGGAAAATACAGTTTACAAAGGGAAATTGAAATTGAACTCACCTGTCCACTTTTCCCTATTTCCAGCTCCATTATGGCAACAGGAGTGTGCATTTGAGCTGAGTGTCTTGACTGCGATTTGCCATCAACTCTCCAGCTCAAGCCCCGAAGCCCACTGTCCCAGCGGCTCTGGTTCATGAGGCTCTCTCGGATTTTTGTCTTATGGCTCTTCCAGAATTTGGAAATGACAGCAGCTTGGTCAGATGTGATCCCGCCTTGCTTTTTGGTTTGAGCAGTCAAGAATGCCTCCAGCTGGTTGAAATCCATGTCTGCAGATGCAATAGACTATAATGacagaaaaaataacaaatatgaaTTTGGTAGATAATTAGAAAAAGATGCATCTTAACTACAGATCACATTttgagtgattctttttttttttttttttttaaggattttctttttaattaattaatttatttatttttgtctgtattgggtcttcggttcgtgcgagggctttctccagttgcggcaagcgggggccactcttcatcgcggtgcgcgggcctttctccatcgcggcccctcccgttgcggggcacaggctccagacgcgcaggctcagcaattgtggctcacgggcccagctgctccgtggcatgtgggatcttcccagaccagggctcgaacccgtgtcccctgcactagcaggcagattctcaaccactgcgccaccagggaagcccttgagtgaTTCTTAATCACTGAATAAGCTTTCAAAAAGGGTCATCAAAAGACAGTAATGAGAATAAGTGCttcataaatacaaaaatattcccTTTGAAAATACTGAATATCAGAAAAGCTATTTTGAAAAATTccatgttgggaattccctggcggtccagtggacaggactccacgctctcactgccgaggacccaggttcaatccacagtaggggaactaagatcccacaagccacacggcgtggccaaaaaaaaaaaaaaaaaatctgtgtcacTCAAATTCTCTATCAATAACTAGAATCTATAAATATCCAGTTCCATgatgaggaaataataaaatataaataaaattaaaatgtaaaaataataaaacaagagaataaaatgaattaGTGCTCTGAtgaaattttacataatttcaCAGTGCCTTGTAGCCAGGCTTGGTTTGATATACTATAACTAGGTAATGCCTTGTCCATACGAAGTACTAAGTAaattttgttaagtgaatgaattagTTTAGTTTTATAGCCCATCTTCAACCAAATAGCTCATATCCAATAATACTACTCTGAAACTGTATactactttattcttttccataaatTTTCAAATCTTAATTGCCATTGCTGTTCTGAGAACAGTAAGCAGCTAAACTGAAGCGGGAAATCATCAAAGGGCTGGGGCAATGGAGGCCTGAATAGGTCAGTGATGGTTAATGATTTGGTCTCAGAACAAGCTTCCCCCTGCCTGGCCATGAGGATTGGTATGAGCTCCAAACCAAAATATCATAGTACCTCCTTTCTCTGGGCACAATGATTGATCCAAATTTATCTCCCAATTTAGGAGGAGAAGTGGTCTTGCCTCCTGGGGTCATGGTACCAGAAGAACATGAGACTGGAGGGTTGCAGACAGACATCTTTGATCTTTTGGCAAAAGCCTGATTGCAGTAAAATAGAATGAAGCCAAGCAGAGATGAGAGTGGGTTCTAATGGAGTGATATCCTGTTCTGTAACCCCCAAGGCCTTGGTTCCTGCAGACCTTTCTTCAACTCTGTATGTTATCTCGGCATCTTTTCCACCTGTAGGCACCaaaaactcccatttactattCAAGATAGTTTAAGCTGTATTCCTATCATTTGGAACCAAGAGTCCTGCCTACACTTGAGCAGTAGCAGTGAGAACAGAGGAATGTAAAGGTAGACAGTGTACAGGTGGAGTATAGGTAGAATAGGTGGAACGGAGGCTGAAAGACAAACATGCTGTCTTTCATTCCTCCATTAATATGAAAAAGTTGTACGATAAATATTACAACATAGATTAAAGATATTTCACATtacaattcaacaaatgtttactgaatatcTGCCTATTTACCAGGTAGGAGGACCCAAAATCTCTGGCTATGCCACTCAACAGAAACATTAATTTGTATAATAtactataattaaataaaattatttccaccAGCACTTTGCTTCACACTATCACATCACAACACAGGTGATGTGTATCATTCTTTTCCTCAAAGCATATTAAGAAATCTATTCTGATTTAACTTCACTTGTGACAGAAGTTATTTTGGTTGGGTTCCAGTCAATAATATCCTGAACTGGGGTCAATTCATCCAAAAACGGTATTACCGTCTCTGTAACATATTCTTGTTTCTACTTGCccaactctttaaaaatgtaaaaaccattcttagctaaTGGGCTATACAAAAATAGTGTGTCCTGcaggatgtaatttgccaacgcCTGCTCAAGAACATCCTACAAAACAAACTGACACATGTCCTACATGACTTGGCAATGTCCCATCTAATATTATGTGGAACCTGTTTGTAACTACCTGGGCTTAgaaattaatctttttctttttacataaaaaattattttttggcaCAGTTTTATTAATAAGCTCTAAATTTTCCAGGAATGCAACTAATACAGGTTGTATCAATACTTTGGTTTGGTCAGAACTTTACAAATAGGTTGCTGAGCATTTTGGAAAATCTCATTACCAGTGGCAATACCATTCATATTTTGATATCTGAACTACCAAAACAACACATCTATATATGTCTGCATTTACTGCTGCACATTCACAGTGATTCTACATATAGGTGCAAGTATTTGATTAATTCATTACATGTTCTAATGCACTAATGCTTTGACATTTacattgttaaatatatattttaaattactgtattattttattttccttataactTTCCTTTATATTACATGTATGCCATCATATTATTAGAAATTATACATGTTAATTTTACTATATGTGAACTATAATTATACATGCATTTCATTTAAGGTTAATAAAGGAACTGTATGGTCAgaccactcaagatggctgttctcttgctctctgtacatcccctgcctgaccagtgcctgcttcacctatacCCTACActatgactgaccttcctacaaaCTTGCCCCAGACCCCAGCTAGTGACTGTTCTTATCAAAAGGGTGGTGAGGGgtgtgcccctctgctggtttccctggtaactaatgagccaaCCTGATGTAATTCCCCCTATAATTGGCAATCTCCCCTTCCACCCAGGAGCGAAGCCTGCCACCATGTCCTGCCTGCTGTCTGTCACACGTGGTGGGGTGTTGCCCCAGGACCTTGCTGCAGatgtgtaagctcccccatccattaaaccactgatgtctctgtcgctgactctgagctctttcttcggtcttgaagctgggcaagtgcAGGCCTTCtaggcctgcagggtgcagcccaacaggGACActggaaaatatttactataaaaaGGAAACC
This genomic stretch from Balaenoptera acutorostrata chromosome 12, mBalAcu1.1, whole genome shotgun sequence harbors:
- the COMMD1 gene encoding COMM domain-containing protein 1 gives rise to the protein MAGELEGSKPLSGLLSGLAQDAFHGHPGITEELLRSQLYPEVPPEEFRPFMAKMKGILKSIASADMDFNQLEAFLTAQTKKQGGITSDQAAVISKFWKSHKTKIRESLMNQSRWDSGLRGLSWRVDGKSQSRHSAQMHTPVAIMELEIGKSGQESEFLCLEFDEVKVTQVLKKLSEVEESISTLMQPA